One window of Robiginitalea biformata HTCC2501 genomic DNA carries:
- a CDS encoding aspartate kinase, with protein sequence MRVFKFGGASVKDADGVRNVLKVLSETGTEKTFLVVSAMGKTTNAMEAVVRAYFEDKGTLAAALDEVVAYHLGIAGELFPAEGHPVFDRLRGLFEEVRGFLAWNKSPKYGFVYDQVVGYGELLSTVIVSAFLEDSGIANTWLDIRKYIKTDSNYRDGNVQWERTQEAIATLAPGKELFITQGFLGSDENNFTTTLGREGSDYTAAIIAYCLNAQSVTIWKDVPGVLNADPRYFEQASLLNRISYREAIELAFYGASVIHPKTLQPLQRKEIPLHVKSFLKPADPGTTVGSGKGIEPEVPCFIVKKDQVLMRLSSLDFSFIVEDSIGDLFKLLHDHRMKVDMIQNSAISFSVCIDNKFGRLPELLQQLRGRFKVVHHENVSLYTIRHFNAEAIRSLQNGREVLLEQRSKETVQLVVK encoded by the coding sequence GAGTATTTAAATTCGGGGGTGCCTCGGTAAAGGATGCGGACGGAGTCCGCAATGTGTTGAAGGTGCTCAGCGAGACGGGGACGGAAAAGACATTCCTGGTGGTATCCGCCATGGGAAAGACCACCAACGCGATGGAAGCCGTGGTGCGCGCCTATTTTGAGGACAAAGGCACGCTGGCCGCTGCGCTGGATGAGGTGGTGGCCTATCACCTCGGTATCGCCGGGGAATTGTTCCCGGCCGAAGGGCACCCGGTTTTCGACAGGCTTCGCGGACTCTTCGAAGAGGTGCGAGGTTTCCTCGCCTGGAACAAGTCGCCCAAATACGGGTTTGTCTACGACCAGGTCGTCGGCTATGGGGAACTGCTCTCCACAGTAATTGTCAGCGCCTTCCTGGAGGATAGCGGCATCGCGAATACCTGGCTGGACATCCGCAAATACATCAAAACGGATTCGAATTACCGGGACGGCAACGTCCAGTGGGAGCGTACCCAGGAGGCAATCGCCACCCTGGCCCCGGGGAAAGAGCTCTTCATTACCCAGGGGTTCCTGGGGAGTGACGAGAACAACTTCACCACAACCCTGGGCCGGGAGGGATCCGATTATACGGCGGCCATTATCGCCTATTGCCTGAATGCCCAATCGGTTACCATCTGGAAGGACGTGCCCGGGGTCCTCAACGCGGACCCGCGCTATTTTGAGCAGGCGAGCCTCCTGAACCGGATCTCCTACCGGGAGGCCATTGAGCTGGCGTTTTACGGGGCATCGGTTATCCACCCCAAGACATTGCAACCCCTGCAGCGAAAGGAAATCCCGCTGCACGTCAAGTCCTTTCTGAAGCCGGCCGACCCGGGGACCACGGTGGGCTCCGGCAAGGGGATCGAACCCGAGGTCCCGTGCTTTATCGTCAAGAAGGACCAGGTACTCATGCGGCTGTCTTCCCTGGATTTTTCCTTTATTGTGGAGGACAGCATCGGCGACCTGTTCAAATTGCTCCACGACCACCGGATGAAGGTCGATATGATCCAGAATTCGGCCATCAGTTTCTCCGTGTGCATCGACAACAAGTTTGGCCGGTTGCCCGAATTGCTCCAACAGCTCCGGGGACGCTTCAAGGTGGTCCACCACGAGAACGTATCCCT